In one window of Tenacibaculum mesophilum DNA:
- a CDS encoding DUF6607 family protein, with product MKKIFLGGLLILSALTINAQNKKKKDRAAIKKMCGCYEVTFNFAETFNFSKDSLYKPSKTKTDKALEWAGLIVDENDKISIQHLLQVGNPANPHIVKHWRQDWLYENTDFYMFNGNNNWLYKNKPKSEVKKQWTQKVYQVDDSPRYEGSGTWVHVDGKSYWENTTDAPLPRREYTKRSDYNVTERGNRHEITNYGWLHDQDNKKIIREEGKKDIVIAHEKGYNTYVKVDDNKCKAAQDWWKKNSVKWQKVRSKWDEVYGRNTNLSLETKVNNKPLYKHLFSEKVSEEQQINETIESFVKK from the coding sequence ATGAAAAAAATATTTTTAGGTGGTTTATTAATACTATCTGCACTTACAATTAACGCTCAAAACAAGAAGAAAAAAGATAGAGCAGCTATAAAAAAAATGTGTGGTTGTTATGAAGTTACTTTCAACTTTGCTGAAACATTTAACTTTAGTAAAGACTCTCTATACAAACCTTCCAAAACAAAAACAGATAAAGCTTTAGAGTGGGCAGGTTTAATTGTTGACGAAAATGATAAAATTTCAATTCAACACTTACTACAGGTAGGAAATCCAGCAAATCCTCATATTGTAAAACATTGGAGACAAGATTGGTTGTACGAAAACACTGATTTTTACATGTTCAATGGAAATAACAATTGGCTTTATAAAAACAAACCAAAATCAGAAGTAAAAAAACAGTGGACACAAAAAGTATATCAAGTAGACGATAGTCCACGATACGAAGGCTCTGGTACTTGGGTACATGTAGACGGAAAAAGTTACTGGGAAAATACTACAGATGCACCCTTACCAAGAAGAGAATATACCAAAAGAAGCGATTATAATGTAACTGAAAGAGGTAACCGTCATGAAATCACAAACTATGGTTGGTTACACGATCAAGATAACAAAAAAATCATAAGAGAAGAAGGTAAAAAAGATATTGTTATAGCTCATGAAAAAGGGTACAACACCTACGTAAAAGTAGATGATAATAAATGTAAAGCTGCTCAAGACTGGTGGAAAAAAAACAGTGTGAAATGGCAAAAAGTTAGATCTAAATGGGATGAAGTTTATGGAAGAAACACTAACCTCTCTTTAGAAACTAAAGTAAACAACAAACCTTTATACAAGCATTTATTCTCCGAAAAAGTATCTGAAGAACAACAAATAAATGAAACAATAGAATCTTTTGTAAAAAAATAA